The Henckelia pumila isolate YLH828 unplaced genomic scaffold, ASM3356847v2 CTG_461:::fragment_3, whole genome shotgun sequence genome window below encodes:
- the LOC140871239 gene encoding LOW QUALITY PROTEIN: DUF21 domain-containing protein At5g52790 (The sequence of the model RefSeq protein was modified relative to this genomic sequence to represent the inferred CDS: substituted 1 base at 1 genomic stop codon), with protein sequence MAANDVPCCETMFWVYLVISVSLVCFAGLMSGLTLGLMSLSLVDLEVLIKAGRPEDRKNAEKIYPMVKNQHLLLCTLLISNSLAMEALPIFLDALLPAWGAILISVTLILAFGEIIPQSVCSRYGLSIGARLSVLVRLLVIIFFPLSYPISKLLDLLLGTRHSALLRRAELKTLVDMHGNEAGKGGELTHDETTIISGALDLTEKTARDAMTPLSKVFSIDLNAKLNNDTIDLVIRRGHSRIPIYLGSPTNIVGLVLVKNLIKCRPEDDFPVRNLTIRRIPRFNESLPLYDILNQFQKGQSHMGVVVKNASHLKDVAESMPPKSVELKPNINSNVEDIIINVESLRSSPSTYEEVLGIITMEDVLEELLQGPILDETDEYVDVHNKXVLLNL encoded by the exons ATGGCAGCAAATGATGTCCCATGTTGTGAAACCATGTTTTGGGTATATTTGGTGATATCTGTGTCCCTAGTTTGCTTTGCCGGCCTCATGTCTGGGCTAACTCTGGGACTCATGTCTCTCAGCCTTGTTGATCTCGAAGTCCTCATCAAGGCCGGTCGGCCGGAGGACAGAAAGAATGCCG AAAAGATTTATCCTATGGTGAAGAATCAGCACTTGCTACTTTGCACACTACTTATATCAAATTCCCTGGCAATGGAG GCCCTTCCAATTTTTCTTGATGCTCTTCTTCCTGCCTGGGGAGCCATACTGATTTCAGTCACCCTCATACTTGCATTCGGAGAG ATTATACCTCAATCCGTTTGCTCTCGATATGGTCTGAGTATTGGGGCAAGATTATCGGTACTAGTGAGATTGCTGGTGATAATATTTTTCCCTTTATCGTACCCCATCAGCAAGCTTCTGGATTTGCTGCTTGGGACGAGACATTCTGCTTTACTGAGGCGTGCTGAGTTGAAAACCTTGGTGGACATGCATGGAAATGAG GCTGGAAAAGGTGGAGAATTGACCCATGATGAAACAACCATCATTTCTGGAGCTTTGGATTTAACTGAGAAAACTGCTAGAGATGCAATGACACCTTTGTCTAAAGTTTTTTCAATCGATCTTAATGCTAAACTCAACAA CGATACTATAGATCTGGTCATACGCAGAGGCCACAGTCGTATACCGATATACTTGGGTTCTCCAACAAACATCGTTGGCCTCGTGCTG GTCAAGAATTTGATCAAATGTCGCCCAGAAGACGATTTTCCAGTCAGAAATCTTACCATAAGGAGAATACCTAG ATTCAATGAAAGTCTACCATTGTATGACATATTGAACCAATTTCAGAAAGGGCAGAGCCATATGGGTGTTGTTGTAAAGAATGCCAGTCATCTCAAGGATGTTGCAGAAAGTATGCCCCCAAAATCTGTAGAGTTGAAACCGAACATCAACTCCAACGTAGAAGACATAATCATTAATGTTGAAAGCTTACGTTCTTCCCCTAGTACATATGAAGAAGTTCTTGGTATCATTACGATGGAAGATGTTCTGGAAGAACTACTACAG GGGCCAATATTGGACGAAACCGATGAATATGTTGACGTTCATAACAAGTAAGTTCTACTCAACCTTTAA
- the LOC140871581 gene encoding uncharacterized protein At3g49140-like yields the protein MLVIDPHTTAAVRLPAANVFIPRSKCWKLRDNCVGRRCGGWVKDGNRNRIRATAKEQPGSGSGPVKQNVKPQRYHPFEDISDSELLEDGEACPTPAEASRTIIEVNSKATLMFSGLVNEEVHENIFWPDLPYVTDEHGNIYFQVKNDEDILQTLTSEEIIVQVIVGLDTAEMISELEALGHSDIEFGVDELDGEGSDYDDGDEDDEDDDDNDDAEDEDSEDWVAILDDEEDEDEESDGSLGDWAKLETMRSSHPMFFAKKLTEVVSDDPLDFMEQPSSGLAIQGLLRPAFIEEHSVIQKNVTDPECSDNDSSNVDEEQQEEGTVKINGHRCGKEQSQDDPSWAEELEKEENLGSGFSFYKVEMIKIQLVSAHGRENFVEIEDYKRARPDAIAHSAAKIISRLKAGGEKTTQALKSLCWRCKGIQVEECALIGVDSLGFDLRVCSGTQLQTLRFPFKKRASSEYSAERHLNDMLFPRAHKIHPRKEAQQTES from the exons ATGCTGGTGATCGATCCTCACACCACAGCCGCCGTTCGACTCCCCGCCGCTAACGTTTTTATCCCTCG GAGTAAGTGCTGGAAGTTGAGGGACAACTGTGTTGGAAGAAGGTGTGGGGGCTGGGTGAAGGATGGTAATCGGAATAGAATAAGAGCGACTGCAAAAGAGCAGCCGGGCTCGGGTTCGGGACCGGTGAAACAGAATGTGAAGCCTCAGAGGTATCATCCGTTCGAAGACATTTCGGACTCTGAATTATTGGAGGACGGGGAAGCTTGTCCCACTCCCGCTGAAGCAAGTCGGACCATAATTGAG GTGAATAGCAAGGCAACCCTGATGTTTTCTGGTTTGGTGAATGAAGAAGTTCACGAGAACATTTTTTGGCCAGATCTGCCTTATGTAACTGATGAACATGGAA ATATATACTTTCAAGTGAAAAACGATGAAGACATCTTGCAAACTCTTACTTCTGAAGAAATCATCGTG CAAGTCATTGTTGGACTAGATACCGCAGAAATGATTAGTGAGTTGGAAGCACTAGGTCATTCTGATATTGAATTCGGTGTTGATGAGTTGGATGGTGAAGGTAGCGATTATGATGACGgtgatgaagatgatgaagatgatgatgataatgacGATGCTGAAGATGAAGATAGTGAG GATTGGGTTGCCATTCTTGATGATGAGGAGGATGAAGATGAGGAATCCGATGGATCACTGGGAGACTGGGCAAAATTGGAGACGATGCGATCTTCTCATCCCATGTTTTTTGCCAAAAAGTTAACAGAG GTTGTTTCAGATGATCCTTTAGATTTTATGGAACAGCCTTCTTCTGGCCTTGCTATACAAGGCCTCCTGAGACCTGCATTCATCGAAGAACATTCCGTCATCCAAAAGAATGTAACAGATCCTGAATGCAGTGATAATGATTCAAGCAACGTTGACGAAGAACAACAGGAAGAAGGCACTGTGAAGATCAATGGCCACAGATGTGGAAAAGAACAATCACAAGATGATCCAAGTTGGGCAGAGGAATTGGAGAAGGAAGAAAACCTTGGAAGTGGATTTTCATTTTACAAAGTAGAGATGATTAAAATTCAGTTAGTGTCAGCGCATGGGCGTGAG AATTTTGTTGAAATAGAAGATTATAAGAGGGCTCGACCTGATGCTATTGCACATTCAGCTGCAAAAATAATATCACGCCTCAAAGCTGGTGGAGAAAAGACCACGCAAGCTCTAAAATCTCTTTGTTGGAGATGTAAAGGGATTCAAGTTGAG GAGTGTGCTCTTATTGGAGTAGACAGCCTTGGTTTTGACTTGCGGGTTTGCTCGGGAACACAACTTCAAACACTGcgttttcctttcaaaaaacgG GCCTCATCGGAGTACAGTGCCGAAAGGCATCTGAATGACATGCTGTTTCCGAGAGCTCACAAAATTCACCCACGAAAAGAAGCTCAGCAGACTGAATCTTAG